A part of Atribacterota bacterium genomic DNA contains:
- a CDS encoding type II secretion system F family protein — LEAGVPLLSALRSIAKQLSNLNFVVTIEEIANKIERGYSLSQALADYPKTFNRVFLGMAQSGEAGGNLDWTLGRLADYLEWEKDLRDKVQSATYYPMILLVAMIAASFFLVYFVFPQFVLLFETFTIELPLITKVVLGFIRFVNANWFLIYGSFLGAVLIFFLYIASEKGRRWWDRKKYRLPLFGQLLHKLIISRFAWILNGLLRSGMPMVQALEVVATSLGDTYVQNMVLEIAESIRRGRNLSQSIAQFPFFPPVVVQMVSVGEESGNLELTLNKVTELYDKEIVLFVSRLSSTIEPALTIIIGVGVFIVALSLFLPIFEIASKGMQGGGM, encoded by the coding sequence CTTGAAGCTGGTGTTCCCCTCCTTTCGGCCCTGCGGAGTATTGCCAAACAACTCAGCAACCTCAACTTTGTTGTTACCATCGAAGAAATCGCCAACAAAATTGAACGGGGGTACTCTCTGTCCCAAGCCCTTGCCGATTATCCCAAAACCTTCAATCGGGTTTTTCTGGGTATGGCTCAGTCTGGGGAAGCAGGTGGAAACCTCGACTGGACTCTGGGACGGCTTGCCGACTACCTCGAATGGGAAAAGGACCTCCGAGATAAAGTCCAGTCGGCGACGTACTACCCCATGATTCTGCTGGTGGCCATGATTGCCGCTTCGTTTTTCCTGGTATACTTTGTTTTTCCCCAGTTTGTCCTTCTTTTTGAAACTTTTACCATTGAACTGCCCCTTATCACCAAAGTGGTTCTCGGATTCATCCGGTTTGTGAATGCCAACTGGTTTTTGATTTATGGTTCTTTTCTGGGTGCAGTCCTTATTTTCTTTCTCTACATCGCTTCCGAAAAAGGCCGAAGGTGGTGGGACCGAAAAAAGTACCGTCTTCCCCTCTTTGGTCAACTCCTCCATAAACTCATTATCTCCCGTTTTGCCTGGATTTTGAATGGTCTTCTTCGTAGTGGCATGCCCATGGTTCAGGCTCTAGAAGTAGTGGCCACTTCCTTAGGTGATACCTATGTTCAGAATATGGTTCTTGAAATTGCCGAAAGCATCCGCCGGGGAAGAAACCTTTCCCAGAGTATCGCCCAGTTTCCCTTCTTCCCTCCGGTTGTGGTCCAGATGGTTAGTGTGGGTGAAGAGTCTGGTAACCTCGAACTCACCCTCAACAAAGTCACCGAACTCTACGACAAAGAGATTGTCCTTTTTGTCAGCCGTCTCTCTTCCACAATTGAACCTGCATTGACCATAATAATCGGTGTCGGAGTATTCATCGTAGCCCTATCCCTCTTTCTACCAATTTTTGAAATCGCCTCTAAGGGTATGCAAGGGGGTGGTATGTGA
- a CDS encoding type II secretion system protein yields MNWFTKKKKREEGFTLIELIIVVAIIGFLMAIAIPRYTTSRLVAAQNATKANLHQMATAIEVYSTENALADYPSTAAGLINAIKSSIPNPPKTPIGNVPYQCKANSSTDYQIWDPNTPATSGTTYRFVIGPGGVISESNNLTGGTNIE; encoded by the coding sequence ATGAACTGGTTCACAAAAAAGAAAAAGAGAGAAGAAGGTTTCACTTTGATTGAGCTTATCATTGTAGTGGCTATTATTGGATTCCTGATGGCCATAGCCATTCCCCGGTATACCACCTCACGTCTGGTTGCTGCACAGAATGCCACTAAAGCCAACCTCCATCAGATGGCTACAGCCATTGAGGTGTATTCGACGGAAAATGCTTTGGCCGACTATCCAAGCACTGCAGCAGGTTTAATAAACGCGATTAAGTCAAGCATCCCGAATCCCCCAAAAACTCCCATTGGAAACGTACCATATCAATGTAAAGCGAATTCCAGCACAGACTACCAGATTTGGGATCCGAATACCCCGGCAACAAGTGGCACGACCTACAGGTTTGTTATTGGACCAGGTGGAGTCATTTCTGAATCGAACAATTTAACTGGTGGTACAAACATCGAATAA
- a CDS encoding A24 family peptidase, with the protein MIRIAFGVILFFLSLVDIKTQRIPDTLTIFLYGLGGISLVLNPSIYDKLLGGGILFAFFFLLYLAQPKGVGFGDVKLAGAIGFFLGWKLGLLALFFAFIGGGIVGIILILTKRKTLKDPLPFGPFLSGGAITALFFGVRILDWYMNLFYFP; encoded by the coding sequence ATGATTCGTATCGCCTTTGGAGTTATTCTTTTTTTTCTCTCTCTTGTTGATATTAAAACTCAGCGAATTCCCGATACCCTTACCATCTTCCTCTATGGCCTGGGGGGAATTTCACTTGTTTTGAATCCTTCGATCTACGACAAACTCCTGGGCGGGGGCATCCTTTTTGCTTTTTTCTTTCTTCTTTACCTTGCTCAGCCTAAAGGAGTGGGTTTTGGCGATGTGAAACTGGCTGGCGCCATCGGCTTTTTTTTAGGGTGGAAACTTGGTTTGTTGGCTCTCTTTTTTGCTTTTATAGGTGGTGGTATCGTAGGAATCATCCTCATCCTCACGAAAAGGAAAACCCTCAAAGATCCCCTCCCTTTTGGACCATTTTTGAGTGGTGGGGCAATTACCGCCCTCTTCTTCGGAGTGCGAATCCTTGATTGGTACATGAATCTCTTTTATTTCCCCTAA
- a CDS encoding Rrf2 family transcriptional regulator, protein MRFSTRSRYGLRLMIQLALSYEERKLLYIKEIAEREGISEKYLTQIVIPLKAKGLITSRRGSGGGYRLSRHPSQITVREVMEALEGNILPVDCLEGNTRCERASFCVARKVWQRVGRKIIEALEEFTLEDLTKMNQANQMVEYCI, encoded by the coding sequence ATTCGTTTTTCTACCCGATCCCGTTATGGTTTGCGGTTGATGATTCAACTGGCGCTTTCTTACGAAGAACGAAAATTGCTCTATATAAAGGAGATTGCCGAAAGAGAAGGAATATCTGAGAAATATCTCACCCAGATTGTGATTCCTCTCAAAGCAAAAGGCTTGATTACTTCTCGCAGGGGTTCAGGTGGAGGTTACCGTCTTTCACGTCATCCTTCACAGATTACGGTGCGAGAAGTGATGGAAGCATTAGAGGGAAACATTTTGCCAGTTGATTGCTTGGAAGGAAATACACGCTGCGAACGAGCTTCCTTCTGTGTGGCCAGAAAAGTTTGGCAACGGGTGGGAAGAAAGATCATCGAAGCTCTGGAAGAATTCACTCTGGAAGACCTGACCAAGATGAATCAAGCAAATCAAATGGTAGAATATTGCATTTGA
- a CDS encoding tRNA 4-thiouridine(8) synthase ThiI: MRVRAIGLISGGLDSALAVSLLKKQDIEVIALRFLSPFWGRGNQIKQLVQELGVEYREIEVDESYLAIIKNPRYGYGKNMNSCIDCKIWMLRRTRELMEEWGASFVFTGEVIGQRPKSQMKNTLRLIEKQSGLKGLLLRPLSAKLLPETIPEKEGWIKREALLDISGRGREKQLKLAEEWKIRSFSPPAGGCLLTEPNFSRRLRDLLQHGGNLTFQEIELLKLGRHFRFNPTFKLIVGRDAGENEKIWSVATPEDVLFFPVEGKGPIALGRGRENRDTLEDAASLLAYYVRYEDHHVPIGIEHHRLKEVWRVPKMEEQAVRQKMI, from the coding sequence ATGAGAGTGCGAGCCATTGGTCTTATTTCAGGAGGTTTGGATAGTGCACTGGCGGTTTCCCTCTTGAAGAAGCAAGACATCGAGGTCATTGCCCTCCGATTCCTGAGTCCTTTCTGGGGAAGAGGGAACCAGATAAAACAACTCGTGCAAGAATTAGGAGTAGAGTATCGAGAAATCGAAGTAGACGAAAGTTATCTGGCAATTATCAAAAACCCCCGCTATGGGTATGGAAAAAATATGAATTCCTGTATTGACTGCAAAATCTGGATGCTACGCCGGACCAGAGAACTCATGGAAGAATGGGGGGCTTCGTTCGTTTTTACTGGTGAAGTGATAGGGCAAAGGCCCAAGTCCCAGATGAAGAACACTCTGAGACTCATTGAAAAACAAAGTGGACTGAAAGGATTGTTACTCCGTCCCCTTTCCGCAAAACTCCTTCCAGAGACGATCCCAGAGAAGGAAGGGTGGATAAAACGAGAAGCATTGCTGGATATTTCGGGACGAGGAAGGGAAAAACAACTCAAACTCGCCGAAGAATGGAAAATACGGTCTTTTTCACCTCCGGCTGGTGGTTGCCTTCTGACCGAACCCAACTTTTCGAGGAGGTTACGGGATTTACTTCAACACGGGGGAAATCTCACCTTTCAAGAAATCGAACTTTTAAAGTTGGGAAGGCATTTCCGTTTTAACCCGACTTTCAAGCTCATCGTGGGACGAGATGCTGGAGAAAATGAAAAGATTTGGAGTGTTGCTACCCCTGAGGACGTGCTGTTTTTCCCTGTAGAGGGAAAAGGACCCATAGCACTGGGAAGAGGAAGAGAGAATAGAGACACTCTGGAAGATGCTGCTTCCTTATTAGCCTATTACGTCCGTTATGAGGATCACCATGTTCCCATTGGTATCGAACACCACCGCCTTAAAGAGGTGTGGCGTGTGCCAAAAATGGAAGAACAAGCAGTCAGGCAAAAAATGATTTAG
- the mnmA gene encoding tRNA 2-thiouridine(34) synthase MnmA, whose translation MVKKKVLVAMSGGIDSSVAALILVERGFEVAGVTMYFGLSTSEKAVEDATSVCKKLDIPHHVLDYSHHMEDIVIQDFVNQYRQGKTPNPCVVCNKHLKFGKLLSHARIMGFDYLATGHYARIEERGGKYFLKRPKDRRKDQTYFLYGIEQTHLPFILFPLSELTKEEVRALATWAHLPVATKPQSQDVCFLLHGDYRKFLTQKIQEDLSGLIVTSDGRVLGRHRGYFQYTIGQRKGLRVSGVKPFYVVAIRPERHEVVVGGRGELKVRGLIASPCNILVEAFPTHLFAQVRYLQRERLCSVRILDFQKVQVMFEEEVEMVTPGQSVVFYSHDEILGGGIIERVLE comes from the coding sequence ATGGTAAAGAAGAAAGTTCTTGTAGCCATGAGTGGTGGGATAGATTCTTCGGTTGCAGCTTTGATCCTTGTTGAAAGAGGATTTGAGGTTGCCGGGGTAACCATGTATTTTGGCCTTTCAACTTCTGAAAAGGCTGTCGAAGACGCTACTTCTGTCTGTAAAAAGCTTGACATTCCTCATCATGTTCTTGATTATTCCCACCACATGGAAGATATTGTCATTCAAGATTTTGTCAACCAGTATCGACAAGGAAAGACACCTAACCCCTGCGTGGTCTGCAATAAACACCTCAAGTTCGGAAAACTACTGAGTCATGCAAGAATTATGGGTTTTGACTACCTGGCTACTGGACACTATGCCAGAATTGAGGAACGCGGGGGGAAATATTTTCTGAAGAGGCCGAAAGATAGACGAAAAGACCAGACATATTTCCTCTATGGTATTGAACAAACACATCTCCCTTTTATCCTTTTTCCCCTCTCAGAGTTAACAAAAGAGGAAGTGCGAGCCCTGGCAACGTGGGCTCACCTCCCGGTGGCAACCAAACCCCAGAGCCAGGATGTCTGTTTTCTCCTCCATGGAGATTATCGGAAATTCCTCACCCAGAAGATCCAGGAAGACCTTTCTGGATTAATTGTGACATCTGATGGAAGGGTTTTAGGAAGGCATCGAGGATATTTCCAATATACGATTGGCCAGAGAAAAGGATTAAGAGTAAGCGGTGTAAAACCTTTTTACGTTGTTGCCATAAGGCCGGAACGTCACGAAGTTGTGGTAGGGGGAAGAGGAGAATTGAAGGTACGAGGTCTTATCGCGTCGCCCTGTAACATTCTTGTGGAAGCGTTTCCAACTCACCTTTTTGCTCAGGTACGGTATCTGCAAAGGGAAAGGCTGTGTTCTGTTAGAATACTGGATTTCCAAAAAGTGCAGGTGATGTTTGAGGAAGAAGTAGAAATGGTTACCCCTGGACAATCGGTGGTTTTCTACAGTCATGACGAAATTCTGGGCGGAGGAATCATTGAAAGGGTACTAGAATGA
- the nadA gene encoding quinolinate synthase NadA — MDDLKKDIFKLKQEKKALILAHNYQLPEVQDVADFVGDSLGLSIAASQTDAKVIVFCGVFFMAETAKILSPQKLVLLPEEKAGCPMADMITAPQLRELKSLHPQAVSLCYVNTSAAVKAECDYCCTSANAVKIVEESLKSAAEIIFVPDQHLARYVASQTGGNFIIWPGYCPVHVDITPEHIEEAKKRYPQAPVLVHPECRQEVIELADHVLSTEGMCWYMKKSLASTFIVGTEVGILYRLQKENPTKRFYPVSENAICVDMKKITLEKIVSSLEKMEYQIELPEAIIQKAQKSIKRMIQST, encoded by the coding sequence ATGGACGATCTTAAAAAAGATATTTTCAAACTCAAACAAGAAAAAAAAGCGCTGATTCTTGCTCACAATTACCAGTTACCCGAAGTACAGGATGTGGCTGATTTCGTAGGAGACTCGCTGGGCTTGAGCATCGCAGCGAGTCAAACCGATGCCAAGGTGATTGTATTTTGTGGTGTTTTCTTTATGGCAGAAACGGCCAAAATCCTTTCCCCTCAGAAGTTGGTTTTATTGCCCGAAGAAAAAGCTGGATGTCCAATGGCCGACATGATTACTGCACCGCAGCTGAGAGAGCTTAAAAGTCTTCACCCTCAAGCGGTAAGCCTATGCTATGTTAATACCTCGGCAGCAGTGAAAGCTGAATGTGATTATTGCTGCACTTCAGCAAACGCCGTGAAAATTGTAGAGGAGAGCTTGAAATCAGCTGCAGAAATTATTTTTGTTCCAGATCAACATCTTGCCCGATATGTTGCTTCTCAAACTGGAGGAAATTTCATCATTTGGCCGGGATACTGTCCGGTTCATGTCGATATCACACCAGAACACATTGAAGAGGCAAAAAAGCGTTATCCTCAAGCCCCTGTCCTTGTCCATCCTGAATGTCGTCAGGAAGTGATCGAACTTGCAGACCACGTTCTTTCCACGGAAGGCATGTGTTGGTATATGAAGAAGTCTTTAGCCTCCACCTTTATTGTGGGAACCGAAGTGGGGATTCTGTATCGCCTGCAAAAGGAAAATCCAACAAAGCGCTTTTATCCTGTGAGTGAGAATGCCATATGTGTTGATATGAAAAAGATTACCCTGGAAAAAATCGTGTCGAGCTTGGAAAAAATGGAATACCAGATTGAGTTACCAGAAGCAATCATTCAGAAGGCACAAAAAAGCATCAAGAGGATGATTCAATCTACATGA
- a CDS encoding methyltransferase domain-containing protein, with the protein MKEETDVHRFSVPARIRGKRLRSLGPIPSLEEYVHPDWWRYIFNSLYLKTDADVVDDQNITKKEVDFFTKMLGLQPDDAILDLCCGQGRHSLELARRGFTKVYGLDRSHYLIQKARQQARKEGLNVQFKEGDARRLPYPVSSFDVVLILGNSFGYFESVQDDLRVLQEVHRVLKPVGKIFIDVADGEYLKDHFQARSWEWIGKKQFVLRERSLSTDGQRLISREIITHVENGVIADQFYAERLYSKEDLCAFLEESGFKDIICHGSHFSESTRCQDLGMMERRILLSARVHKPVSIDRLGKSKKKSFRVAVLLGDPHQPDPIKPNTVFDEDDLYTVQSLKSVLNDLSGYSFIYLDRHDTLVHDLVKLRGKVDLVFNLCDEGFSNDARKELHIPALLEILGFPYTGSSPRCLAYCYDKSLVRGIAKEMGIPVPKAFLIQSDDFTFNLPFHFPVILKPNFGDSSFGITQKSVATNMDDFVEAVSEIRGKFGYDKPILVEEFLTGKDLSLGIIGNPPESYQILPLTEEDYSFLAPGLPPICGYEAKWLPDSPYGKVTSVPCTLDKETEKVIVTSSLKLFERLECRDYARFDWRLSKDSHPYLLEVNPNPGWCWDGHLAKMAFFAGLSYQEMLHAILKASIKRLKGECELP; encoded by the coding sequence ATGAAAGAAGAAACTGATGTTCATCGGTTTTCGGTTCCAGCTAGAATTCGAGGTAAAAGGCTACGTTCCTTAGGTCCGATCCCATCATTGGAAGAGTACGTGCACCCTGACTGGTGGAGGTATATTTTTAATTCTCTTTATCTCAAAACCGATGCTGACGTAGTTGACGATCAAAATATCACTAAAAAAGAGGTGGATTTTTTTACTAAGATGCTGGGACTTCAGCCAGACGACGCGATTCTTGACCTGTGCTGTGGACAGGGGCGACACTCTCTAGAACTTGCTCGGCGTGGTTTTACAAAAGTTTACGGTCTGGACCGATCTCACTATTTGATTCAGAAAGCCCGGCAGCAAGCAAGAAAAGAGGGTCTGAATGTTCAGTTTAAGGAGGGAGACGCTCGAAGGCTTCCCTACCCTGTAAGCAGTTTCGACGTAGTGCTCATTCTTGGAAATAGCTTTGGATATTTTGAAAGCGTTCAGGATGACCTCAGGGTGTTACAAGAAGTCCACCGAGTTCTTAAACCGGTTGGGAAAATATTTATCGATGTTGCCGATGGCGAATACCTAAAGGATCATTTCCAAGCCCGTTCTTGGGAATGGATTGGGAAGAAACAATTTGTACTTCGAGAACGTTCTCTCTCTACCGATGGTCAGCGCTTAATTTCCAGAGAAATCATTACCCATGTGGAAAATGGGGTCATTGCTGATCAGTTCTATGCCGAGCGTCTTTATTCGAAGGAAGATCTTTGCGCATTTCTTGAAGAAAGCGGATTTAAGGATATCATTTGTCATGGAAGTCATTTTTCTGAATCCACCCGTTGTCAGGACCTGGGAATGATGGAACGGAGAATCCTCCTGAGTGCGCGGGTGCATAAACCTGTCTCGATTGATCGTCTAGGAAAGAGTAAAAAAAAGAGCTTCAGAGTCGCTGTTCTCCTCGGAGATCCTCATCAACCAGATCCGATTAAACCAAACACGGTTTTTGACGAAGATGACCTTTATACAGTTCAGAGCCTAAAAAGTGTTCTGAACGACCTCTCGGGTTATTCTTTTATTTATCTTGATCGGCATGATACACTCGTTCATGATCTTGTGAAACTTCGAGGCAAAGTTGATCTTGTGTTTAACCTTTGTGACGAAGGGTTTAGCAACGATGCTCGCAAAGAACTCCATATCCCTGCCCTTCTTGAAATTCTGGGATTTCCATATACTGGCTCCTCGCCTCGGTGTCTTGCGTATTGTTATGACAAATCTTTGGTTCGTGGTATAGCTAAAGAAATGGGTATTCCGGTTCCGAAGGCTTTTCTCATTCAATCTGACGATTTCACCTTCAACCTCCCTTTTCATTTTCCGGTTATTCTCAAACCCAATTTTGGGGATTCCAGTTTCGGTATCACTCAGAAAAGTGTTGCCACAAATATGGATGATTTTGTGGAAGCCGTTTCCGAAATCCGGGGAAAGTTTGGTTACGATAAACCAATCCTAGTGGAAGAGTTCCTCACTGGTAAAGATCTGAGCCTGGGAATCATTGGAAATCCCCCTGAATCGTACCAAATCCTCCCGCTCACCGAGGAAGACTATAGCTTCCTTGCTCCAGGGTTACCACCCATCTGTGGGTATGAAGCCAAATGGCTTCCGGATTCGCCTTACGGTAAGGTTACTTCCGTTCCCTGTACATTGGACAAAGAAACTGAAAAAGTCATCGTTACAAGCTCTTTGAAGCTCTTCGAACGGTTGGAATGCCGAGATTATGCCCGGTTTGACTGGCGTCTTAGTAAAGATAGCCACCCTTATCTCCTGGAAGTGAACCCTAACCCCGGCTGGTGCTGGGATGGACACCTGGCAAAGATGGCCTTCTTTGCGGGATTGTCGTATCAAGAAATGCTTCACGCCATCCTCAAAGCCAGCATTAAGAGATTAAAAGGAGAGTGTGAACTCCCTTAG
- a CDS encoding alpha/beta hydrolase — MLLRSNVVLVLFFLLFSYISLESVSERLTAQLQERFAFSYQENERIKVQLCNYFGLSCPEKEGKRIFMLPETLAQYAQGILYKNVRYGRKKNQILDVMVPLSLRQGEKLPVFAFAHGGTWIGGSKDEVLYAQFSKEIIRNRYIWVSIDYRVYPEVSISGMTKDIVTALTWVYEHIEEYGGDAKKLTLSGHPAGAHLVALLTVGKDSLPFPLYQAVKKVLLLSGPYDLLAYKGNIDIRWKEVVELLFINLFEGRRNLRSVSPVYQVEKVPFQFLLMVGEKDEVTPPSQTECLYRALREKGNRAILHRISGKGHGGVLLALNSDFEQDFPSVLAQFLKN, encoded by the coding sequence ATGCTTCTCCGGAGCAATGTGGTTTTGGTTTTATTTTTTCTCCTTTTCAGTTATATTTCTCTTGAAAGCGTAAGCGAACGATTGACCGCTCAACTTCAAGAGCGATTTGCATTTTCTTATCAGGAAAATGAACGCATTAAAGTTCAGCTATGCAACTATTTTGGTCTTTCTTGCCCAGAAAAGGAAGGCAAAAGAATTTTTATGCTCCCCGAAACGCTGGCTCAATACGCTCAGGGAATCCTTTATAAAAATGTCCGATATGGCCGGAAGAAAAATCAGATTCTGGACGTGATGGTTCCTTTATCTCTCCGGCAAGGGGAGAAACTTCCCGTTTTCGCCTTCGCCCATGGGGGTACCTGGATTGGGGGCAGTAAAGATGAAGTCCTTTATGCCCAGTTCAGTAAGGAAATTATTCGGAATCGATACATTTGGGTAAGCATTGACTATCGGGTCTACCCTGAGGTCTCAATCTCGGGAATGACCAAGGATATCGTTACTGCACTCACGTGGGTCTATGAACATATCGAGGAATACGGTGGGGATGCGAAAAAGCTTACTCTCAGTGGGCACCCTGCAGGAGCGCATCTTGTAGCGCTCCTCACAGTTGGGAAAGATTCGTTGCCTTTTCCTCTTTATCAGGCTGTTAAAAAAGTGCTGCTTCTCAGTGGCCCATATGATCTTTTGGCATATAAGGGAAATATAGACATTCGCTGGAAAGAGGTGGTCGAACTCCTCTTCATTAACCTTTTCGAAGGACGGAGGAATCTCCGTTCTGTTTCACCAGTGTATCAGGTGGAGAAAGTCCCCTTCCAGTTTCTCCTTATGGTAGGCGAAAAGGATGAGGTCACTCCACCTTCCCAAACGGAGTGCCTTTACCGAGCGCTTCGTGAAAAAGGAAACAGAGCCATATTGCACCGCATCTCGGGAAAAGGTCATGGAGGCGTACTCCTGGCGCTGAATTCTGACTTTGAACAGGATTTTCCCTCAGTACTGGCCCAGTTTCTCAAAAATTAG